In the genome of Telluria beijingensis, one region contains:
- a CDS encoding Flp family type IVb pilin, which produces MNFIANLIKEEDGVTAIEYALIASLIAGVIIAAVSLLGGNISTLFSTLAARVSAKAPTATTP; this is translated from the coding sequence ATGAACTTCATCGCTAACCTGATCAAAGAAGAAGACGGCGTCACCGCAATCGAGTACGCACTGATTGCCTCGCTGATCGCCGGCGTCATCATTGCCGCAGTCAGCCTGCTGGGCGGCAACATCAGCACCCTGTTCAGCACCCTGGCAGCGCGTGTCTCGGCCAAGGCCCCGACCGCCACCACCCCGTAA
- a CDS encoding A24 family peptidase, whose amino-acid sequence MTSLPLLLLFALLGAAVWHDVRARRIPNAIVFPGMLAAFALHALLPAGQGLFGAEPGGLGLLQSLCGWGLGLALLLPMYALRLMGAGDVKLLAMVGAFVGAGQILTVGMFTLVAGGVLALAFAAWQGSLRRLVANAYHMAMHTTFSALAGSIAAPVTPPEAASGRLPYAVAIAVASVGCVLWIRVHGELPL is encoded by the coding sequence TTGACAAGCCTGCCACTCCTGCTGCTGTTTGCACTACTTGGCGCCGCCGTCTGGCACGACGTGCGCGCGCGCCGCATCCCGAATGCCATCGTGTTCCCTGGCATGCTGGCTGCGTTCGCGCTGCACGCGCTGCTGCCGGCGGGGCAGGGCCTGTTCGGCGCGGAGCCGGGCGGGCTGGGACTGCTGCAGTCGCTCTGCGGCTGGGGCCTGGGCCTGGCGCTGCTGCTGCCGATGTATGCGCTGCGCCTGATGGGCGCCGGCGACGTCAAGCTGCTGGCGATGGTCGGCGCTTTTGTCGGCGCGGGCCAGATCCTGACGGTCGGCATGTTCACCCTGGTGGCCGGCGGCGTGCTGGCGCTGGCCTTCGCGGCGTGGCAGGGCAGCCTGCGGCGCCTGGTGGCCAATGCCTACCACATGGCCATGCACACGACTTTCTCGGCGCTGGCCGGCAGCATCGCCGCGCCGGTGACGCCGCCCGAAGCCGCCAGCGGCCGCCTGCCGTACGCGGTGGCGATCGCAGTGGCGAGCGTCGGCTGCGTGCTGTGGATCCGCGTGCACGGGGAGCTGCCGCTGTGA
- a CDS encoding ATP-binding protein, whose amino-acid sequence MSNALLAPANARAPRTVDDTGLPFLFLAELISKVLYQRGQLRLAELALHLKLNVSVIDPLVAFLRAEKLCEIARVGTSGTDADLSYILTDAGRARAANAVGRNAYAGPAPVTLAAYTAQVKAQSVAAMQVTRQAMAAAFDGIVVNPLVLDQLGAAMNSSRAIFLHGQAGSGKTYLAERLRDLLVGTISVPYALMVDGEVIPFFDAVQHVVADEGIASANGLDRGSAPDARWVRGVRRPAALAGGELTLDMLDLRFDPHTRLYQAPPHLKSNNGIFIIDDLGRQRCTPEALMNRWIVPMDRNVDYLTLHTGHSFQIPFDVIVVFSSNFVPQRLSDGAFLRRLGYKIEVPAASSAEYATLFRQACAGIGVEFDAAVFDYLLARHGERKVPLLACYPRDLMRQLRDLARYEERRPELSRRTIDWAWDNYFAAGAPGRPLETERRDRGTMEYSNA is encoded by the coding sequence GTGAGCAACGCCCTGCTGGCCCCGGCCAACGCCCGCGCCCCGCGCACGGTGGACGATACCGGCCTGCCGTTCCTGTTCCTGGCCGAGCTGATCTCGAAGGTGCTCTACCAGCGCGGCCAGCTGCGCCTGGCGGAACTGGCGCTGCACCTGAAACTCAACGTCAGCGTCATCGATCCGCTGGTCGCCTTCCTGCGCGCCGAAAAGCTGTGCGAGATCGCGCGCGTCGGCACCAGCGGCACCGATGCCGACCTGTCGTACATCCTGACCGACGCCGGCCGCGCGCGCGCCGCCAACGCCGTCGGCCGCAACGCCTATGCCGGCCCGGCGCCGGTGACGCTGGCCGCCTACACCGCCCAGGTGAAAGCCCAAAGCGTGGCGGCGATGCAGGTCACGCGCCAGGCCATGGCGGCCGCCTTCGATGGCATCGTGGTCAATCCGCTGGTGCTCGACCAGTTGGGCGCGGCGATGAACTCTAGCCGCGCCATCTTCTTGCACGGCCAAGCCGGCAGCGGCAAGACCTACCTGGCCGAGCGCCTGCGCGACCTGCTGGTCGGGACGATCTCGGTGCCGTATGCGCTGATGGTGGACGGCGAAGTGATCCCGTTTTTCGACGCCGTGCAGCACGTGGTGGCCGACGAGGGCATCGCCTCGGCGAATGGCCTGGACCGTGGCAGTGCGCCGGACGCGCGCTGGGTGCGCGGTGTGCGCCGTCCGGCGGCACTGGCCGGCGGCGAACTGACGCTGGACATGCTGGACCTGCGCTTCGATCCGCACACCCGCCTGTACCAGGCGCCGCCGCACCTGAAGTCGAACAACGGCATCTTCATCATCGACGACCTGGGGCGCCAGCGCTGCACCCCGGAAGCGCTGATGAACCGCTGGATCGTGCCGATGGACCGCAACGTCGACTATTTGACGCTGCACACCGGCCACAGCTTCCAGATCCCGTTCGACGTGATCGTTGTGTTCTCGTCGAACTTCGTGCCGCAACGCCTGTCGGATGGCGCTTTTCTCCGCCGCCTTGGCTACAAGATCGAGGTGCCGGCGGCGTCCAGCGCCGAGTATGCGACGTTGTTCCGCCAGGCCTGCGCCGGCATCGGCGTGGAATTCGATGCCGCGGTGTTCGACTACCTGCTGGCGCGCCACGGCGAGCGCAAGGTGCCGCTGCTGGCCTGCTACCCGCGCGACCTGATGCGCCAGCTGCGCGACCTGGCGCGCTACGAGGAGCGCCGTCCCGAACTGTCCCGTCGCACCATCGACTGGGCCTGGGACAACTATTTCGCCGCCGGCGCCCCCGGCCGGCCTTTGGAGACTGAACGCCGCGACCGCGGCACCATGGAGTACAGCAATGCGTAA
- the cpaB gene encoding Flp pilus assembly protein CpaB → MRNSKAILIIGVALVLALGAVVMAAKWMGEQGPAGTRVVVAVANINQGSRLAPTSLQLADWPATSVPPGAVTDIKALEGRIARSEILVGEPILESKLAPKGTLGGLSSVVTAGKRAMTVRVNDVVGVAGFALPGNYVDILVNLQATGSDLAASPSISKIVLERILVLAVAQESAVDDSKPRVVNAVTLELTPEQVEKLDLARSIGELSLVLRNQIDPQPAATSGATRESVLGLPERAAAQPQPAPEVIHEPAPRAAAPARQGAPRTDGVLVIRGLDAASQSF, encoded by the coding sequence ATGCGTAATTCGAAAGCGATCCTGATCATCGGCGTGGCCCTGGTGCTGGCGCTGGGCGCCGTCGTGATGGCCGCCAAGTGGATGGGCGAACAAGGCCCGGCCGGCACCCGCGTGGTGGTGGCGGTGGCGAACATCAACCAGGGTTCGCGCCTGGCGCCGACCAGCCTGCAACTGGCCGACTGGCCCGCGACCTCGGTTCCCCCCGGCGCGGTTACCGACATCAAGGCGCTCGAAGGCCGCATCGCCCGCAGCGAGATCCTGGTCGGCGAGCCGATCCTCGAATCGAAGCTGGCCCCGAAAGGCACGCTGGGCGGCCTGTCGTCGGTGGTCACCGCCGGCAAGCGCGCCATGACGGTGCGCGTCAACGACGTGGTGGGTGTGGCGGGCTTCGCGCTGCCGGGCAATTACGTCGACATCCTGGTCAACCTGCAGGCGACCGGCAGCGACCTGGCCGCCTCGCCATCGATCTCGAAGATCGTGCTGGAGCGGATCCTGGTGCTGGCCGTGGCCCAGGAATCGGCGGTCGACGACAGCAAGCCGCGCGTAGTGAACGCCGTGACCCTGGAGCTGACCCCGGAACAGGTCGAGAAGCTCGACCTGGCGCGCTCGATCGGCGAACTGTCGCTGGTACTGCGCAACCAGATCGATCCGCAGCCGGCCGCCACCAGCGGCGCCACCCGCGAGTCGGTGCTGGGCCTGCCGGAACGCGCGGCCGCCCAGCCCCAGCCGGCCCCCGAAGTCATCCACGAGCCGGCGCCGCGTGCGGCCGCCCCGGCGCGCCAGGGCGCCCCGCGCACCGACGGCGTGCTCGTGATCCGCGGCCTGGACGCCGCTTCGCAAAGCTTTTGA
- a CDS encoding type II and III secretion system protein family protein, translating into MNPSFDKTLLAMSLTLALAMLSGSASAADCIDLRSDTSPRLELVRGKSVIKRFCTPASQVTVGDPNVANVVVPNSGEVVIVARSVGTTNLIVSNRDKKSTVIDIAVGIDTAALRSQFDALFPQEKDIRIGSSGNALILSGMVSDAVVASQLMELAGAFQAAASAGAEGGAGAGSPSPAGVGAPPAAAGAGAAAGAPATGPKVLNMLSVAAPQQVMLEVKIAEVSKSLVDQLGAKAGYTKTNGSWTYGVVSSLLSGGAGSIGGVGSGIKELTIDGEKRDGLVKILAEPNVMAVSGQEASFLAGGKIFIPVAQSSGTGTPTITLEEKEYGVAVKFMPTVLAGGRINLRVAPEVSELNREGIGIAAGNGSATAILPSFTTRRASTTVQLLDGQSFAIGGLIRNNVTSNIKRFPFLGEVPVLGTLFRSSDFQNDRTELVFIVTPRLAKPMEAVPALPTDHYVQPTRAEFLLGGQHEGKPAAAATSKE; encoded by the coding sequence ATGAATCCATCGTTCGACAAGACCCTGCTGGCCATGAGCCTGACCCTTGCACTGGCCATGCTTTCCGGCTCGGCTTCGGCCGCTGACTGCATCGACCTGCGCAGCGACACCAGCCCGCGCCTGGAACTGGTGCGCGGCAAATCGGTCATCAAGCGTTTCTGCACCCCGGCCAGCCAGGTCACGGTGGGCGACCCGAACGTCGCCAACGTGGTGGTCCCGAATTCGGGTGAGGTCGTGATCGTGGCGCGCAGCGTCGGCACCACCAACCTGATCGTGTCGAACCGCGACAAGAAGTCGACCGTCATCGACATCGCCGTCGGTATCGACACCGCCGCGCTGCGCAGCCAGTTCGATGCGCTGTTCCCGCAAGAGAAGGACATCCGCATCGGCAGCAGCGGCAACGCCCTGATCCTGTCGGGCATGGTGAGCGACGCCGTCGTCGCCAGCCAGCTGATGGAACTGGCCGGCGCCTTCCAGGCCGCGGCGTCCGCCGGCGCCGAAGGCGGTGCCGGCGCGGGCAGCCCGTCGCCGGCCGGCGTCGGCGCTCCGCCGGCCGCGGCTGGCGCCGGTGCTGCCGCAGGAGCGCCTGCGACCGGTCCCAAGGTGCTCAATATGCTGTCGGTGGCGGCACCGCAGCAGGTGATGCTCGAGGTGAAGATCGCCGAAGTGTCGAAGTCGCTGGTCGACCAGCTGGGCGCCAAGGCCGGCTATACCAAGACCAATGGCAGCTGGACCTATGGCGTGGTCTCGAGCCTGCTCAGCGGCGGCGCCGGCAGCATCGGCGGCGTCGGCAGCGGCATCAAGGAACTGACGATCGACGGCGAGAAGCGCGACGGCCTGGTCAAGATCCTGGCCGAGCCGAACGTGATGGCCGTCAGCGGCCAGGAAGCGAGCTTCCTCGCCGGCGGCAAGATCTTCATCCCGGTCGCGCAGTCGAGCGGCACCGGCACCCCGACCATCACTCTCGAAGAGAAGGAATACGGCGTGGCCGTGAAATTCATGCCGACCGTGCTGGCCGGCGGCCGTATCAACCTGCGCGTGGCGCCGGAAGTGTCGGAACTGAACCGCGAAGGCATCGGCATCGCCGCCGGCAACGGCAGCGCGACCGCGATCCTGCCGTCGTTCACCACCCGCCGCGCCTCGACCACGGTGCAGCTGCTGGACGGCCAGAGCTTCGCCATCGGTGGCCTGATCCGCAACAACGTGACCAGCAATATCAAGCGCTTCCCCTTCCTGGGCGAGGTGCCGGTGCTGGGCACGCTGTTCCGCAGCAGCGACTTCCAGAACGACCGCACCGAGCTGGTGTTCATCGTGACGCCGCGCCTGGCCAAGCCGATGGAAGCCGTGCCGGCGCTGCCGACCGACCATTACGTGCAGCCGACCCGCGCCGAGTTCCTGCTGGGCGGCCAGCACGAAGGTAAACCTGCCGCCGCCGCCACGTCGAAGGAGTAA
- a CDS encoding AAA family ATPase — translation MKIAVLSRDERHLIELSRQLRARPGSDEVDMIAGTAARLSTMADEAVPDLLIVDAPRADEGELDQLERLGHLFPRMAFIVLSEDLSQDFLLRAMRAGVREVLAARPQPADLVAAVDHVAEKLGSQGAAQGRVLAFISCKGGSGATFLATNLAYALSAGGAKRVALIDMNLQFGDASLFVSDNKPLATLSDVATQIHRLDPSFLSSSMVAVTPNFSVLAAPSDPAHASDVKPEHIDAIIKLARRQYDFVVLDVGRSLDPVSVRALDHADTIYPVLQTTLPYIRDGKRLLTVFRNLEYGSDKVELIVNRHDNNSDIRMKDLEEAFDTTHLRTMPNHYDAAAKSVNQGVPITRLAPDSQLSAALMTMARGLTGEAAPVQGAGLMARLFKRRKTDV, via the coding sequence ATGAAGATCGCAGTCCTTTCGCGCGACGAGCGCCACCTGATCGAGCTGTCGCGCCAGTTGCGCGCCCGTCCCGGCAGCGACGAAGTCGACATGATCGCCGGCACCGCCGCGCGCCTGTCGACCATGGCCGACGAAGCCGTGCCCGACCTTTTGATCGTCGATGCCCCGCGTGCCGACGAAGGTGAACTCGACCAGCTCGAGCGCCTGGGCCACCTGTTCCCGCGCATGGCCTTCATCGTGCTGTCCGAAGACCTGTCGCAGGACTTCCTGCTGCGCGCGATGCGCGCCGGCGTGCGCGAAGTGCTGGCGGCGCGTCCGCAGCCGGCCGACCTGGTCGCCGCGGTCGACCACGTGGCCGAGAAACTGGGCAGCCAGGGCGCGGCCCAGGGCCGGGTGCTGGCCTTCATCTCGTGCAAGGGCGGCAGCGGCGCGACCTTCCTGGCGACCAACCTGGCTTACGCGCTGAGCGCCGGCGGCGCCAAGCGCGTGGCCCTGATCGACATGAACCTGCAGTTCGGCGACGCTTCGCTGTTCGTCTCGGACAACAAGCCGCTGGCCACCCTGTCCGATGTCGCGACCCAGATCCACCGCCTGGACCCGTCCTTCCTGTCCTCGAGCATGGTCGCCGTCACGCCGAACTTCAGCGTGCTGGCCGCACCGTCCGATCCGGCCCACGCCAGCGACGTCAAGCCCGAGCACATCGACGCCATCATCAAGCTGGCGCGCCGCCAGTACGACTTCGTCGTGCTCGACGTCGGCCGCAGCCTGGACCCGGTCAGCGTGCGCGCGCTGGACCATGCCGACACCATCTATCCGGTCCTGCAGACTACCTTGCCGTATATCCGTGACGGCAAGCGCCTGTTGACGGTGTTCCGCAACCTGGAGTACGGCAGCGACAAGGTCGAGCTGATCGTCAACCGCCACGACAATAACAGCGACATCCGCATGAAGGACCTGGAAGAGGCGTTCGACACCACGCACCTGCGCACGATGCCGAATCACTACGACGCCGCCGCCAAGTCGGTCAACCAGGGCGTGCCGATCACGCGTCTGGCGCCGGACAGCCAGCTGAGCGCGGCCTTGATGACGATGGCGCGCGGCCTGACCGGCGAAGCCGCGCCTGTGCAGGGCGCGGGACTGATGGCGCGCCTGTTCAAGCGCCGCAAGACCGACGTATAA
- a CDS encoding CpaF family protein, translating to MNMLPPSSLRERLASGSAAPKPVAQRAGPIDNRAYHQLKARIHEALLDRVDLESMQRLNQDQIRQELRLLVERLLEEEMVVINDAERKTLTRDIQNEMLGFGPLEPLLADPSVSDILVNTHKQVYVERRGKLELTDVTFTDDAHLMKIIDKIVSRVGRRIDESSPMVDARLPDGSRVNAIIPPLAIDGPVMSIRRFSADPLRLADLVSYGSMTADMAEVLQGLGKAKVNILISGGTGSGKTTMLNVISGFISHYERVVTVEDAAELQLQQPHVVRLETRPANIEGKGEVSQRALVKNALRMRPDRIILGEVRGEEAMDMLGAMNTGHEGSMATIHANTPRDALTRLENMISMAAPNLPPKAMRQQIASAVGVVVQVSRLTDGKRKVLSISEVTGMEGEVITMQEIFTFRQTGVADDGAVIGHSTATGVRPHFAERLRTFGVNLAPHIFEPR from the coding sequence ATGAACATGCTTCCACCATCCTCGCTGCGCGAGCGCCTTGCCAGCGGCAGCGCCGCGCCGAAGCCGGTCGCCCAGCGCGCCGGTCCAATCGACAACCGCGCCTACCACCAGTTGAAGGCCCGCATCCACGAGGCGCTGCTCGACCGCGTCGACCTGGAAAGCATGCAGCGCCTGAACCAGGACCAGATCCGCCAGGAGCTGCGCCTGCTGGTCGAGCGCCTGCTCGAAGAAGAGATGGTCGTCATCAACGACGCCGAGCGCAAGACCCTGACCCGCGATATCCAGAACGAGATGCTGGGCTTCGGTCCGCTCGAGCCGCTGCTGGCAGATCCAAGCGTGTCGGATATCCTGGTCAATACGCATAAACAGGTGTACGTCGAGCGGCGCGGCAAGCTGGAGCTGACCGACGTCACCTTCACCGACGACGCCCACCTGATGAAGATCATCGACAAGATCGTCTCGCGCGTGGGCCGCCGCATCGACGAATCGAGCCCGATGGTCGACGCGCGCCTGCCGGACGGCTCGCGCGTGAACGCGATCATCCCGCCGCTGGCGATCGACGGCCCGGTGATGTCGATCCGCCGCTTCAGTGCCGACCCGCTGCGCCTGGCCGACCTGGTCTCCTACGGCAGCATGACGGCCGACATGGCCGAGGTGCTGCAGGGCCTGGGCAAGGCCAAGGTCAATATCCTGATCTCGGGCGGCACCGGCAGCGGCAAGACCACCATGCTGAACGTGATCTCGGGCTTCATCAGCCACTATGAGCGCGTGGTGACGGTCGAAGACGCGGCCGAGCTGCAGCTGCAGCAGCCGCACGTCGTGCGCCTGGAAACCCGTCCGGCGAACATCGAGGGCAAGGGCGAAGTGAGCCAGCGCGCGCTGGTCAAGAACGCGCTGCGGATGCGCCCCGACCGCATCATCCTGGGCGAGGTGCGCGGCGAAGAGGCGATGGACATGCTGGGCGCCATGAACACCGGCCACGAAGGCTCGATGGCGACTATCCACGCCAACACCCCGCGCGACGCCCTGACTCGCCTGGAAAATATGATCAGCATGGCGGCGCCGAACCTGCCCCCAAAAGCCATGCGCCAGCAGATCGCGTCTGCGGTGGGCGTGGTGGTGCAGGTATCGCGCCTGACCGACGGCAAGCGCAAGGTGCTGTCGATCTCGGAAGTGACGGGCATGGAGGGTGAAGTCATCACGATGCAGGAGATCTTCACGTTCCGCCAGACCGGCGTGGCCGACGACGGCGCCGTGATCGGCCATTCGACCGCCACCGGCGTGCGCCCGCACTTCGCCGAGCGCCTGCGCACCTTCGGCGTGAACCTGGCGCCGCACATCTTCGAGCCGCGCTGA
- a CDS encoding type II secretion system F family protein yields MDTTFILFVLMLFAAVVLLVWGVVAVWQASRDPEAERIARRLRGVIRSDTRQEDVTITKDRRLSDNPELEPLLRRLPGARRLDRMLMQAGSAQLVASLLAVCAACFGAGLVVALVLRLPLPALLGCALGAAALPLLRLVRARDARMVRFERQLPEALDMMSRAMRAGHAFPTALKLVADEVAAPLGEEFKIAFDEVNFGVSMADALNNLAQRVPSMDLQYFVVAVLIQRESGGNLTELLTSISNIIRDRQKLAGQVRVLSAEGRISAWVLCLLPFGAGAMMYAVNPETMGVLINDPVGRQLSGAALGMMAFGVLAIRKIVRIRM; encoded by the coding sequence ATGGACACCACTTTCATCCTGTTCGTCCTGATGCTGTTCGCGGCCGTGGTGCTGCTGGTGTGGGGCGTGGTCGCCGTCTGGCAGGCCAGCCGCGACCCCGAGGCCGAGCGCATCGCGCGCCGCCTGCGCGGCGTGATCAGGAGCGACACGCGCCAGGAAGACGTCACCATCACCAAGGACCGCCGGCTGTCCGACAACCCCGAGCTCGAGCCGCTGCTGCGCCGCCTGCCGGGCGCCCGTCGCCTGGACCGGATGCTGATGCAGGCCGGCAGCGCGCAACTGGTGGCCTCGCTGCTGGCGGTGTGCGCGGCCTGTTTCGGCGCCGGCCTGGTGGTGGCGCTGGTGCTGCGCCTGCCGCTGCCGGCGCTGCTCGGCTGCGCGCTGGGCGCGGCCGCTCTTCCCCTGCTGCGCCTGGTGCGCGCGCGCGACGCGCGCATGGTGCGCTTCGAGCGCCAGCTGCCCGAGGCCTTGGACATGATGAGCCGCGCGATGCGCGCCGGCCACGCCTTCCCGACCGCGCTGAAACTGGTGGCCGACGAAGTGGCGGCGCCGCTGGGCGAGGAATTCAAGATCGCGTTCGACGAGGTGAATTTCGGCGTGTCGATGGCCGACGCCCTGAACAACCTGGCGCAGCGCGTGCCGAGCATGGACCTGCAGTATTTCGTGGTCGCGGTGCTGATCCAGCGCGAGAGCGGCGGCAACCTGACCGAGCTCCTGACCTCGATCTCCAACATCATCCGCGACCGCCAGAAGCTGGCCGGCCAGGTGCGGGTGCTGTCGGCCGAAGGCCGCATCTCGGCCTGGGTGCTGTGCCTGCTGCCCTTTGGCGCCGGCGCGATGATGTACGCGGTGAACCCGGAAACGATGGGTGTGCTGATCAACGACCCGGTGGGCCGCCAGCTGAGCGGCGCGGCGCTGGGCATGATGGCGTTCGGGGTGCTGGCGATCCGCAAGATCGTGCGCATCCGCATGTAA
- a CDS encoding type II secretion system F family protein, translating into MTMPQILMLAAMFVLVFGVAVGAMLLLTRDPVKARLVALDERDSPRTARSDGWRERLARLAEPLAKLSVPADGWETSPVRLRFINAGWRSPSVPGLFHAGKTALTIGLPLLVYIALPHDNERPLVLTFLFLVGSAAIGYYVPDIALKRRIANRQREIFESFPDALDLMTVCVEAGLAMDAALARVGNEIGLKSPVLAEELQLVTLELRAGSSKEKALRNLALRTGVEDVDALAKMLIQAERFGTSVGTALRVQSDQLRTRRRQLIEEKAAKIATKLLFPLIFCIFPALLVVLLGPAVLQIMRSVMTVAT; encoded by the coding sequence ATGACAATGCCTCAAATCCTGATGCTGGCGGCGATGTTCGTGCTGGTCTTCGGCGTGGCCGTGGGCGCCATGCTGCTGCTCACGCGCGACCCGGTCAAGGCGCGCCTGGTAGCGCTCGACGAGCGCGACTCCCCACGGACCGCGCGCAGCGACGGCTGGCGCGAGCGCCTGGCGCGCCTGGCCGAGCCGCTGGCCAAACTGTCGGTCCCGGCCGACGGCTGGGAGACTTCGCCGGTGCGCCTGCGCTTCATCAACGCCGGCTGGCGCTCACCGTCGGTGCCGGGCCTGTTCCACGCCGGTAAGACGGCCTTGACGATCGGCCTGCCGCTGCTGGTGTATATCGCGCTGCCGCACGATAACGAGCGTCCGCTGGTGCTGACTTTCCTGTTCCTGGTCGGCTCGGCCGCGATCGGCTACTACGTGCCGGACATCGCGCTCAAGCGCCGCATCGCCAATCGCCAGCGCGAGATCTTCGAGAGCTTCCCGGACGCGCTGGACCTGATGACGGTGTGCGTGGAGGCGGGCCTGGCGATGGACGCCGCGCTGGCGCGGGTGGGCAACGAGATCGGGCTGAAAAGCCCGGTGCTGGCCGAGGAACTGCAGCTGGTGACGCTGGAACTGCGCGCCGGCAGCAGCAAGGAAAAGGCGCTGCGCAACCTGGCGCTGCGCACCGGCGTCGAGGACGTCGATGCGCTGGCCAAGATGCTGATCCAGGCCGAGCGCTTCGGCACCAGCGTCGGCACCGCGCTGCGCGTGCAATCGGACCAGTTGCGAACGCGCCGGCGCCAGCTGATCGAGGAGAAGGCGGCCAAAATCGCGACCAAATTGCTGTTTCCGCTGATCTTCTGCATCTTCCCGGCGCTGCTGGTGGTGTTGCTGGGGCCGGCGGTGTTGCAGATCATGCGGTCGGTGATGACGGTCGCGACGTGA
- a CDS encoding AI-2E family transporter, whose translation MKQYTLPQNSFLLLLAIVTIAFIWILLPYSGAVFWGVVFAIIFAPLQTRLLRATKGKPTVSALLSLLVIILMVLLPLALITASLVNEVTAIYARVSSGEVNFASYFNLVIRALPDWAISLLERFELTNLASLQEKITQGAAQISQATAHYALNIGRNTLDFVVSMTIMLYLLFFLLRDGRILAARIQRAVPLSVEYKGRLFQNFTTVIRATVKGNVLVAMAQGALGGLIFWLLDVSGALLWGVVMAFLSLLPAVGAALVWGPVAIYFLATGDIWQGIVLAAYGVLVIGLVDNILRPILVGKDTKLPDYVILLSTLGGMALFGLNGFVIGPVIAALFIAAWDLFSRADEFHEPAETQ comes from the coding sequence ATGAAGCAATACACACTGCCGCAGAACTCCTTCCTCCTGTTACTGGCGATCGTCACCATCGCTTTCATCTGGATCCTGCTGCCCTATTCGGGCGCGGTGTTCTGGGGCGTGGTGTTCGCCATCATCTTTGCGCCGCTGCAGACCCGCCTGCTGCGCGCAACCAAAGGCAAGCCGACTGTCTCGGCCCTGTTGTCGCTGCTCGTGATCATTCTGATGGTGCTGCTGCCGCTGGCCCTCATCACGGCCTCGCTGGTCAACGAAGTCACCGCCATCTACGCCCGGGTCAGCTCCGGCGAAGTCAATTTCGCTTCTTACTTCAACCTGGTGATCCGCGCCCTGCCCGATTGGGCGATTTCCCTGCTCGAGCGCTTCGAACTGACCAACCTGGCGTCGCTGCAAGAAAAGATCACCCAGGGCGCGGCCCAGATCAGCCAGGCCACGGCCCACTACGCGCTCAACATCGGCCGCAACACGCTCGACTTCGTGGTCAGCATGACCATCATGCTGTACCTGCTGTTCTTCCTGCTGCGCGACGGCCGCATCCTGGCGGCGCGCATCCAGCGCGCGGTGCCGCTGTCCGTGGAATACAAGGGACGCCTGTTCCAGAACTTCACGACCGTGATCCGCGCCACGGTCAAGGGCAATGTGCTGGTCGCGATGGCGCAAGGCGCGCTTGGCGGCCTGATCTTCTGGCTGCTGGACGTCAGCGGCGCCCTGCTGTGGGGCGTGGTGATGGCCTTCCTGTCGCTGCTGCCGGCAGTCGGCGCGGCGCTGGTATGGGGGCCGGTGGCGATCTACTTCCTGGCGACCGGCGATATCTGGCAAGGCATCGTGCTTGCCGCCTACGGAGTGCTGGTGATTGGCCTGGTCGACAACATCCTGCGCCCGATCCTGGTCGGCAAGGACACTAAGCTGCCCGACTACGTGATCCTGCTGTCGACCCTGGGCGGGATGGCGCTGTTTGGCCTCAACGGCTTCGTCATCGGGCCGGTGATCGCTGCGCTGTTCATCGCAGCCTGGGACCTCTTCTCGCGCGCCGACGAATTCCACGAGCCGGCCGAGACCCAGTAA